From a single Streptomyces rubradiris genomic region:
- the ngcE gene encoding N-acetylglucosamine/diacetylchitobiose ABC transporter substrate-binding protein, whose amino-acid sequence MGSTAHHRAEGVGRRDLIKRSAALGLVATPGMGLLSACASSGGDGQDKAEQGKKTAKNPLGVNDTAGMEFVLFDGGFGKEYAEDAVKIYERDFPKAKVKFAATQKIQSTLQPRFNQGTPPDLIDNSGAEQMDMGVLVGKNQLADLTALLDAPSYDDPKKKVRDTLRPGIVEMGQFDGDPVWILYYAYTVYGVWYSQKALDSLDAAYPETWDDMLALCAKAKKKGIAGWTYAGKYPYYIPFSLYPMIAKVGGREVLDAIDNLEPNAWKHPAVKACFEAYYELYKKGYILRGTPGLDHIQSQTAWAEGKALFLPNGSWVENESANVIPADFGLAVSAPSGLDASDKLPFGTLWASGGEPFIVPAKAKNAEGGMEQLRIMLSEASSKNFTSKVKSLTAFNGGTSGIDLTPGLKSGVAALEKAGSNVVNPRLQDWYVQLQKEKIGVSGLGELMAGRLTPAEAIRKIQSFADEAAKDSSIKHYKHQ is encoded by the coding sequence ATGGGATCCACTGCGCACCACCGTGCCGAAGGCGTCGGCCGCCGCGATCTGATCAAGCGCTCGGCGGCGCTCGGTCTGGTCGCCACGCCGGGGATGGGCCTGCTGTCCGCCTGCGCGAGCAGCGGCGGCGACGGACAGGACAAGGCCGAGCAGGGCAAGAAGACCGCCAAGAACCCGCTCGGTGTCAACGACACCGCCGGGATGGAATTCGTCCTCTTCGACGGCGGCTTCGGCAAGGAGTACGCCGAGGACGCGGTGAAGATCTACGAACGCGACTTCCCCAAGGCCAAGGTGAAGTTCGCGGCCACCCAGAAGATCCAGTCCACCCTCCAGCCCCGCTTCAACCAGGGCACCCCGCCGGACCTCATCGACAACTCCGGCGCCGAGCAGATGGACATGGGCGTCCTCGTCGGCAAGAACCAGCTCGCCGACCTCACCGCGCTGCTGGACGCGCCGTCGTACGACGACCCGAAGAAGAAGGTGCGCGACACCCTGCGCCCCGGCATCGTGGAGATGGGCCAGTTCGACGGCGACCCGGTCTGGATCCTGTACTACGCCTACACGGTCTACGGCGTCTGGTACTCGCAGAAGGCCCTGGACTCGCTGGACGCGGCGTACCCGGAGACCTGGGACGACATGCTCGCGCTGTGCGCCAAGGCCAAGAAGAAGGGCATCGCGGGCTGGACCTACGCGGGCAAGTACCCGTACTACATCCCCTTCTCGCTGTACCCGATGATCGCCAAGGTCGGCGGGCGCGAGGTGCTCGACGCCATCGACAACCTGGAGCCGAACGCCTGGAAGCACCCCGCGGTCAAGGCCTGCTTCGAGGCCTACTACGAGCTGTACAAGAAGGGCTACATCCTCCGGGGCACCCCGGGCCTGGACCACATCCAGTCGCAGACCGCGTGGGCCGAGGGCAAGGCGCTGTTCCTGCCGAACGGCTCCTGGGTGGAGAACGAGTCGGCCAACGTCATCCCGGCCGACTTCGGCCTCGCCGTCTCCGCGCCCTCCGGCCTCGACGCCTCCGACAAGCTGCCGTTCGGCACCCTCTGGGCCTCCGGCGGCGAGCCCTTCATCGTCCCGGCCAAGGCGAAGAACGCCGAGGGCGGCATGGAGCAGCTGCGCATCATGCTCTCCGAGGCGTCCTCGAAGAACTTCACCAGCAAGGTGAAGTCGCTGACCGCGTTCAACGGCGGCACCTCCGGCATCGACCTCACCCCGGGCCTGAAGTCGGGTGTGGCGGCGCTGGAGAAGGCCGGGAGCAACGTGGTGAACCCCCGGCTGCAGGACTGGTACGTGCAGTTGCAGAAGGAGAAGATCGGGGTGTCCGGCCTCGGCGAGTTGATGGCCGGCCGGCTCACCCCCGCCGAGGCGATCAGGAAGATCCAGTCATTCGCCGACGAGGCGGCCAAGGACTCCTCCATCAAGCACTACAAGCACCAGTAA
- a CDS encoding carbohydrate ABC transporter permease yields the protein MRHGKYRFIVGFLALPLGLYALFVVWPFIQSIYYSFTDWTGLSPDFQMVGFDNYERMLDDDIFWKSLWHSLLFALVLPVLTLGLALFFAFMINVGGRRRKGGPAISGVRGSAFYKIVYFFPQVLSIAIVSLLFAFAYNPDSGAINSLLRGIGLDGVQPLWLGDPGLALWCVMAVLVWSTVGFFVVLFSAGMASIPAELYEAALLDGASRATTFFRVTLPLLWDTVQSGWVYMGILALGAESFAVVQIMTTGPGGPDYSTTVMVLYVYQKAFRDGQAAYATTIGVALLIVTLAFAAIVMRLGRRERLEF from the coding sequence ATGCGGCACGGCAAATACCGGTTCATCGTGGGGTTCCTGGCACTGCCCCTGGGACTGTACGCGCTCTTCGTGGTGTGGCCGTTCATCCAGTCCATCTACTACTCGTTCACGGACTGGACGGGCCTCAGCCCCGATTTCCAGATGGTCGGGTTCGACAACTACGAAAGGATGCTCGACGACGACATCTTCTGGAAGTCGTTGTGGCACAGTCTCCTGTTCGCTCTGGTGCTGCCGGTGCTGACGCTCGGTCTGGCGCTGTTCTTCGCCTTCATGATCAATGTGGGCGGCCGGCGGAGGAAGGGCGGCCCCGCCATTTCCGGGGTGCGGGGCTCGGCCTTCTACAAGATCGTCTATTTCTTCCCGCAGGTCCTCTCGATCGCGATCGTCTCGCTGCTGTTCGCCTTCGCGTACAACCCGGACAGCGGAGCGATCAACTCGCTGCTGCGCGGCATCGGCCTCGACGGCGTGCAGCCGCTGTGGCTGGGCGATCCCGGTCTCGCCCTGTGGTGTGTGATGGCGGTGCTCGTGTGGTCCACGGTCGGCTTCTTCGTGGTCCTGTTCTCCGCGGGCATGGCCTCGATCCCGGCCGAGCTGTACGAGGCGGCGCTGCTGGACGGCGCGAGCCGGGCCACCACGTTCTTCCGCGTCACCCTGCCGCTGCTGTGGGACACCGTGCAGTCCGGCTGGGTCTACATGGGCATCCTCGCCCTCGGCGCGGAGTCGTTCGCGGTCGTGCAGATCATGACGACCGGACCGGGCGGGCCGGACTACTCGACCACCGTGATGGTCCTGTACGTGTACCAGAAGGCGTTCCGGGACGGTCAGGCCGCGTACGCCACCACCATCGGCGTCGCCCTGCTGATCGTCACGCTCGCGTTCGCGGCGATCGTGATGCGGCTGGGCCGTCGCGAGCGGCTGGAGTTCTGA
- a CDS encoding GH92 family glycosyl hydrolase — protein sequence MQRRTRHRWGPAAVLTAAFVMAVGAQGAAVALPARPAVPDREFASSFEAGEPAPDWLNTVDTGPDGSKRASGVDGGYSTGIPGNVTDHVTEVRAGGENAGAGEVKENLADGEPGTKWLTFEPSGWAEFDLDKPVGLRTYALTSANDHAERDPRDWTLKGSADGTHWTTLDTRSGETFSERYLTKSYDLAEPAVYQHFRLEVTRNNGAPDILQLADVQFSTGGGGGPVPQDMLTLVDKGPSGSPTAKARAGFTGKRALRYAGRHTADGRAFSSNKVFDVNVRVGRDTELAYRIFPSMADGDRDYDATNVSVDLAFTDGTYLSDLGALDRHGFPLSPRGQGAAKALYVNQWNDVAARIGPVAAGKTVDRILVAYDSPDGPAKFRGWLDDVSLKPVAPARPKAHLADYALTTRGTHSSGSFSRGNTFPATAVPHGFNFWTPVTNASSLSWLYEYARANNADNLPTIQAFSASHEPSPWMGDRQTFQVMPSAAAGTPDTGREARELAFRHENETARPYYYGVRFEGGLKAEMTPTDHAAVLRFTYPGDDASVLFDNVTEQAGLTLDEEHGRVTGYSDVKSGLSTGATRLFVYGEFDKPVTDGAASGVKGYLRFAAGADRTVTLRLATSLIGVDQARENLRREIPAGTSFDTVKARARHAWDQLLGKVEVEGASEDQLTTLYSGLYRLYLYPNSGFEKVDGKDRYASPFSPMPGPDTPTHTGARIVDGKVYVNNGFWDTYRTTWPAYSFLTPTRAGELVDGFVQQYKDGGWTSRWSSPGYADLMTGTSSDVAFADAYVKGVRFDAKAAYDAAVKNATVVPPAPGVGRKGMAVSPFLGYTPTDTHEGLSWAMEGYVNDYGIAKMGEALYKKTGESRYREESRYFLDRARDYVKLFDTQAGFFQGRDAKGDWRVDSAKYDPRVWGYDYTETNGWGYAFTVPQDSRGLANLYGGRQGLADKLDAYFATPETASPDYVGSYGGVIHEMTEARDVRMGMYGHSNQVAHHVLYMYDAAGQPWKTQAYVREALSRLYTGSGIGQGYHGDEDNGEQSAWYLFSALGFYPLVMGSGEYAIGSPLFKQATVHLENGRDLVVRAPRNSAENVYVQGVRFNGRPWTSTSLPHSLLAKGGVLDFAMGPEPSSWGTGEHAAPVSITRDDKVPEPRADVLKGAGPLFDDTSATSARLTSADLPARGAVRPVRYTLTSGADHTTAPSGWTLQGSADGTTWRTLDRRTGETFAWDRQTRPFTVAAPGTYTRYRLVLDGEATLAEVELLT from the coding sequence ATGCAGCGGAGAACTCGGCACAGATGGGGTCCGGCGGCCGTCCTCACGGCCGCCTTCGTCATGGCCGTCGGCGCGCAGGGCGCGGCGGTCGCCCTGCCGGCCCGGCCCGCGGTGCCCGACCGGGAGTTCGCGTCCTCGTTCGAGGCGGGCGAGCCGGCGCCGGACTGGCTGAACACCGTGGACACCGGCCCGGACGGGAGCAAACGGGCGTCGGGCGTCGACGGCGGCTACAGCACCGGCATCCCCGGCAATGTGACCGACCATGTCACCGAGGTCCGGGCCGGCGGCGAGAACGCGGGCGCCGGCGAGGTCAAGGAGAACCTGGCCGACGGCGAGCCCGGCACCAAATGGCTGACCTTCGAGCCGTCCGGCTGGGCGGAGTTCGACCTGGACAAGCCGGTCGGGCTGCGGACGTACGCGCTCACCTCGGCCAACGACCACGCCGAGCGCGACCCGAGGGACTGGACCCTGAAGGGCTCCGCCGACGGCACGCACTGGACGACGCTCGACACCCGCTCGGGCGAGACTTTCTCCGAGCGGTACCTGACCAAGTCGTACGACCTGGCGGAACCGGCCGTCTACCAGCACTTCCGGCTGGAGGTGACGCGCAACAACGGCGCCCCGGACATCCTCCAGCTCGCCGATGTGCAGTTCTCCACCGGTGGCGGCGGCGGGCCGGTGCCGCAGGACATGCTGACCCTGGTGGACAAGGGCCCCAGTGGTTCCCCGACCGCCAAGGCGCGGGCCGGGTTCACCGGGAAGCGGGCCCTGCGCTACGCCGGCCGGCACACGGCGGACGGCCGCGCCTTCTCCTCCAACAAGGTCTTCGACGTGAACGTGCGGGTCGGCCGCGACACCGAGCTGGCGTACCGGATCTTCCCGTCGATGGCCGACGGCGACCGCGACTACGACGCCACCAACGTCTCCGTCGACCTGGCCTTCACCGACGGCACCTACCTCAGCGACCTGGGCGCCCTGGACCGGCACGGCTTCCCGCTCTCCCCGCGCGGGCAGGGCGCGGCGAAGGCGCTGTACGTCAACCAGTGGAACGACGTGGCCGCGCGGATCGGCCCGGTGGCGGCCGGGAAGACCGTCGACCGCATCCTGGTGGCCTACGACTCCCCGGACGGCCCGGCGAAGTTCCGCGGCTGGCTGGACGACGTGTCCCTGAAGCCGGTCGCGCCCGCCAGGCCGAAGGCGCACCTGGCCGACTACGCGCTGACCACTCGCGGCACCCACTCCAGCGGCAGCTTCTCGCGCGGCAACACCTTCCCGGCGACCGCCGTGCCGCACGGCTTCAACTTCTGGACGCCGGTGACCAACGCGTCCTCGCTGAGCTGGCTGTACGAGTACGCGCGCGCGAACAACGCGGACAACCTGCCGACGATCCAGGCGTTCAGCGCGAGTCACGAGCCGAGCCCGTGGATGGGCGACCGGCAGACCTTCCAGGTGATGCCGTCGGCCGCGGCCGGTACCCCGGACACCGGCCGCGAGGCGCGCGAACTGGCCTTCCGGCACGAGAACGAGACCGCGCGGCCCTACTACTACGGGGTCCGGTTCGAAGGCGGCCTCAAGGCCGAGATGACCCCCACCGACCACGCGGCCGTGCTGCGCTTCACCTACCCCGGCGACGACGCGAGCGTGCTGTTCGACAACGTCACCGAGCAGGCCGGGCTGACGCTCGACGAGGAGCACGGGAGGGTCACCGGCTACTCGGACGTGAAGTCGGGCCTGTCCACGGGCGCCACCCGGCTGTTCGTGTACGGCGAGTTCGACAAGCCGGTGACGGACGGCGCGGCGAGCGGGGTGAAGGGCTATCTGCGCTTCGCCGCGGGCGCCGACCGCACCGTCACCCTGCGCCTGGCGACCTCGCTGATCGGCGTCGACCAGGCGCGGGAGAACCTGCGCCGGGAGATCCCCGCGGGCACGTCCTTCGACACCGTCAAGGCGCGCGCCCGGCACGCCTGGGACCAGCTGCTCGGCAAGGTCGAGGTGGAGGGCGCGAGCGAGGACCAGCTGACCACGCTCTACTCCGGGCTGTACCGGCTGTACCTGTACCCCAACTCCGGCTTCGAGAAGGTGGACGGCAAGGACCGCTACGCGTCCCCGTTCTCCCCCATGCCGGGCCCGGACACCCCCACGCACACCGGCGCGAGGATCGTCGACGGCAAGGTGTACGTCAACAACGGCTTCTGGGACACCTACCGCACCACCTGGCCCGCCTACTCCTTCCTGACGCCCACTCGGGCCGGGGAACTGGTCGACGGGTTCGTGCAGCAGTACAAGGACGGCGGCTGGACCTCCCGTTGGTCCTCCCCCGGCTACGCGGACCTGATGACCGGCACCTCCTCGGACGTGGCCTTCGCCGACGCCTACGTCAAGGGCGTGAGGTTCGACGCGAAGGCGGCGTACGACGCGGCCGTGAAGAACGCCACCGTCGTCCCGCCCGCCCCGGGCGTGGGCCGCAAGGGCATGGCCGTCTCCCCCTTCCTCGGCTACACCCCGACCGACACCCACGAGGGCCTGTCCTGGGCGATGGAGGGCTACGTCAACGACTACGGCATCGCGAAGATGGGCGAGGCGCTGTACAAGAAGACGGGCGAGAGCCGCTACCGGGAGGAGTCGCGGTACTTCCTCGACCGGGCCCGCGACTACGTGAAGCTGTTCGACACCCAGGCGGGCTTCTTCCAGGGCCGGGACGCCAAGGGTGACTGGCGGGTGGACTCCGCGAAGTACGACCCGCGGGTGTGGGGGTACGACTACACCGAGACCAACGGCTGGGGCTACGCCTTCACCGTCCCGCAGGACAGCCGGGGCCTGGCCAACCTGTACGGCGGCCGGCAGGGCCTCGCCGACAAGCTCGACGCCTACTTCGCCACCCCGGAGACCGCCTCCCCGGACTACGTGGGCTCCTACGGCGGTGTCATCCACGAGATGACCGAGGCCCGGGACGTCCGGATGGGCATGTACGGCCACTCCAACCAGGTCGCGCACCACGTCCTGTACATGTACGACGCGGCCGGCCAGCCGTGGAAGACGCAGGCGTACGTGCGCGAGGCGCTGTCCCGGCTGTACACCGGCAGCGGGATCGGGCAGGGCTACCACGGCGACGAGGACAACGGCGAGCAGTCCGCCTGGTACCTGTTCTCGGCGCTCGGCTTCTACCCGCTGGTGATGGGCAGCGGCGAGTACGCCATCGGCTCCCCGCTGTTCAAGCAAGCGACCGTGCACCTGGAGAACGGCCGGGACCTGGTGGTGCGGGCCCCGCGCAACAGCGCGGAGAACGTCTACGTGCAGGGGGTCAGGTTCAACGGCCGCCCCTGGACGTCCACTTCGCTCCCCCACTCGCTGCTGGCCAAGGGCGGGGTGCTGGACTTCGCCATGGGCCCGGAACCGTCCTCCTGGGGCACGGGCGAGCACGCGG